A part of Bosea sp. (in: a-proteobacteria) genomic DNA contains:
- a CDS encoding peptidylprolyl isomerase — protein MSLDPENTLILETTKGKIVIALRPDLAPNHVERLKTLAREGFYDGIKFHRVIDGFMAQTGCPHGTGTGGSDMPDLKQEFSAEPHVRGTCSMARSSNPNSANSQFFICFEPSAWLDKQYTVWGQVVEGMDNVDRIKRGEPVRDPDSIVSMKVMADA, from the coding sequence ATGAGCCTCGATCCAGAAAACACGCTGATTCTCGAAACCACCAAGGGCAAGATCGTCATCGCCCTTCGTCCCGACCTTGCGCCCAACCATGTGGAGCGCCTGAAGACGCTGGCCCGCGAGGGCTTCTATGACGGCATCAAGTTCCACCGCGTCATCGACGGCTTCATGGCGCAGACCGGCTGCCCGCATGGCACCGGCACGGGCGGCTCCGACATGCCAGACCTCAAGCAGGAGTTCTCGGCCGAGCCGCATGTGCGCGGCACCTGTTCCATGGCCCGTTCGAGCAACCCGAACTCTGCCAACTCGCAGTTCTTCATCTGCTTCGAGCCTTCGGCCTGGCTCGACAAGCAGTACACCGTCTGGGGCCAGGTGGTTGAAGGCATGGACAATGTGGACCGCATCAAGCGCGGCGAGCCTGTCCGCGATCCCGATTCGATCGTCTCCATGAAGGTCATGGCCGACGCCTGA
- a CDS encoding NADH-quinone oxidoreductase subunit M encodes MFGFGILSGLLVLPLVGAAFILTLRGDEASVRSNARMAALIATIATFALSIVAWGRFDSGSAQFQLIESHAWLSETIRFKLGVDGFSMPFVLLTAFLMPFCILASWHSIEHRMREYMVAFLVLETLMIGVFVALDLVLFYIFFEAGLIPMFLIIGIWGGKRRIYASFKFFLYTLLGSLLMLLAIMAMYWSAGTTDITQLLAHRFGKELQTWLWLAFFASFAVKMPMWPVHTWLPDAHVEAPTAGSVILAGILLKMGGYGFIRFSIPMFPEASQLFAPLVFALSVIAIIYTSLVALMQEDIKKLIAYSSVAHMGFVTMGLFTMTPQGIQGAMYQMVSHGLISGALFLCVGVVYDRMHTREINAYGGLTNRMPVYAVLFMVFTMANVGLPGTSGFVGEFLTLLGAFKANPWVAFFATFGVILSAAYALWLYRRVMFGELVKPELKGITDVDRREMALLVPLALLVIYYGVRPGPILDVFAASTDLLLKNYQAALSAAKLAMMAGP; translated from the coding sequence ATGTTCGGCTTCGGTATCCTTTCGGGTCTGCTTGTCCTGCCGCTTGTCGGCGCAGCGTTCATCCTGACGCTGCGGGGCGACGAGGCCTCAGTGCGCTCCAATGCGCGCATGGCGGCCCTGATCGCCACCATCGCGACCTTCGCGCTGTCGATCGTGGCCTGGGGGCGCTTCGATTCCGGCAGCGCCCAGTTCCAGCTCATCGAGAGCCACGCCTGGCTGTCGGAAACGATCCGCTTCAAGCTCGGCGTCGACGGCTTCTCGATGCCGTTTGTTCTGCTCACTGCCTTCCTGATGCCCTTCTGCATCCTTGCATCCTGGCATTCGATCGAGCACCGGATGAGGGAGTACATGGTCGCCTTCCTCGTGCTCGAGACGCTGATGATCGGCGTTTTCGTGGCGCTGGACCTTGTGCTCTTCTACATCTTCTTCGAGGCTGGCCTGATCCCGATGTTCCTGATCATCGGCATCTGGGGCGGCAAGCGGCGCATCTACGCCTCGTTCAAGTTCTTCCTTTACACGCTGCTCGGCTCGCTCCTGATGCTGCTCGCCATCATGGCGATGTACTGGAGCGCGGGCACCACCGACATAACCCAGCTTCTTGCCCACCGCTTCGGCAAGGAACTGCAGACCTGGCTGTGGCTGGCCTTCTTCGCCTCTTTCGCGGTGAAGATGCCGATGTGGCCCGTGCACACCTGGTTGCCGGACGCGCACGTCGAGGCGCCCACGGCGGGCTCTGTGATCCTCGCCGGCATCCTGCTGAAGATGGGCGGCTACGGCTTCATCCGCTTCTCGATCCCGATGTTCCCTGAGGCGTCTCAGCTCTTCGCGCCTTTGGTGTTCGCGCTTTCGGTCATCGCCATCATCTACACCTCGCTGGTGGCGCTGATGCAGGAGGACATCAAGAAGCTGATCGCCTATTCCTCCGTGGCCCATATGGGCTTCGTGACCATGGGTCTGTTCACGATGACGCCGCAGGGCATCCAGGGGGCGATGTATCAGATGGTCAGCCATGGCCTCATCTCCGGCGCGCTCTTCCTGTGCGTCGGCGTGGTCTACGACCGGATGCACACGCGCGAGATCAATGCCTATGGGGGCCTGACCAACCGCATGCCCGTCTATGCCGTGCTGTTCATGGTCTTCACCATGGCCAATGTCGGACTGCCCGGCACATCGGGCTTTGTCGGCGAGTTCCTCACTTTGCTCGGCGCCTTCAAGGCCAACCCTTGGGTCGCGTTCTTCGCGACCTTTGGCGTCATCCTTTCGGCGGCCTATGCGCTCTGGCTCTATCGTCGCGTGATGTTCGGCGAACTGGTCAAACCCGAGCTCAAGGGCATCACGGATGTCGATCGCCGCGAGATGGCGCTCCTGGTTCCGCTCGCGCTTCTGGTGATCTACTACGGCGTGCGTCCTGGCCCCATCCTGGATGTGTTCGCCGCGTCGACCGATCTTCTGCTCAAGAACTATCAAGCCGCCCTCAGCGCCGCCAAGCTGGCGATGATGGCCGGCCCGTGA
- the nuoL gene encoding NADH-quinone oxidoreductase subunit L yields the protein MYHAIVFLPLVGFLIAGLFGRIIGPRPSELITTSLLMMAAVLSWIAFVQVGFGAGATRIQVATWMQSGGMQVDWAFRIDTLTVVMLVVVNTVSALVHLYSIGYMHEDEHRPRFFAYLSLFTFAMLMLVTSDNLVQMFFGWEGVGLASYLLIGFWFKKPSANAAAIKAFVVNRVGDFGFALGIFLVFWLTGSVAYDQIFARIPELATTTFRFIGFEWNAITLACLLLFMGAMGKSAQFMLHTWLPDAMEGPTPVSALIHAATMVTAGVFMVARLSPIFEYSATALTVVVVIGAITAFFAATVGLVQNDIKRVIAYSTCSQLGYMFVALGVGAYSAGIFHLFTHAFFKALLFLGAGSVIHAMHHEQDMRNLGGLRKHIPFTAAAMTIGTLALTGFPFLAGYFSKDAIIESAFAKGTGAGSAAYVLLVTAAAFTSFYSWRLYFMTFEGKPRWDEGHGHDAHGQDAARASGQDAARASGQDAARASGQDAQSESHDKHGHGVHGGAHGHGHAHTPHESPWVMLVPLAVLSVGAVAAGFVFKEAFIGHAYEGFWKAALFTGKDNHILHAMHDVPKWVVWSPFVAMVIGFVGAFYCYILKPHVPGEIAKRHEFLYRFLLNKWYFDELYDTIFVRPAKALGRFLWKTGDGRVIDGLGPDGLSARVVDVTNRVVRLQTGYVYHYAFTMIMGVGGLVTWYLLTRG from the coding sequence GTGTATCACGCCATTGTCTTTCTTCCGCTTGTCGGCTTCCTGATCGCAGGGCTGTTTGGCCGCATCATCGGGCCGCGCCCGAGCGAACTCATCACCACCTCGCTGCTCATGATGGCCGCCGTGCTGTCATGGATCGCCTTCGTGCAGGTCGGCTTCGGCGCCGGCGCCACGCGCATCCAGGTCGCGACATGGATGCAGTCCGGCGGGATGCAGGTGGACTGGGCCTTCCGCATCGATACGCTGACCGTGGTGATGCTGGTGGTGGTGAACACCGTTTCGGCGCTCGTCCACCTCTATTCCATCGGTTACATGCACGAGGACGAGCATCGTCCACGTTTCTTCGCCTATCTGTCGCTGTTCACCTTCGCCATGCTGATGCTGGTGACGAGCGACAACCTCGTCCAGATGTTCTTCGGCTGGGAAGGGGTGGGCCTGGCGAGCTATCTGCTCATCGGCTTCTGGTTCAAGAAGCCGTCGGCCAACGCCGCCGCCATCAAGGCGTTCGTCGTGAACCGCGTCGGCGATTTCGGCTTCGCGCTCGGCATCTTCCTTGTGTTCTGGCTTACCGGCTCGGTCGCCTATGACCAGATCTTCGCGCGCATTCCCGAGCTTGCCACCACGACCTTCCGCTTCATCGGCTTCGAGTGGAACGCGATCACGCTGGCCTGCCTGCTGCTGTTCATGGGTGCCATGGGCAAGTCGGCCCAGTTCATGTTGCACACCTGGCTGCCGGACGCGATGGAGGGGCCGACGCCCGTCTCCGCGCTGATCCATGCTGCAACCATGGTCACCGCCGGCGTGTTCATGGTCGCGCGCCTGTCGCCGATCTTCGAGTATTCCGCCACGGCCCTGACTGTGGTGGTGGTGATCGGAGCCATCACGGCCTTCTTCGCCGCCACGGTCGGCCTCGTGCAGAACGACATCAAGCGCGTCATTGCCTACTCGACCTGTTCGCAGCTCGGCTACATGTTCGTGGCGCTCGGCGTCGGCGCATACTCGGCCGGCATCTTCCACCTCTTCACCCACGCCTTTTTCAAGGCGCTGCTCTTCCTCGGCGCGGGCTCGGTCATCCACGCGATGCACCATGAGCAGGATATGCGGAACTTGGGCGGCCTGCGCAAACACATCCCTTTCACCGCCGCCGCCATGACGATCGGCACGCTGGCGCTCACCGGCTTTCCCTTCCTGGCGGGCTATTTCTCGAAGGACGCAATCATCGAGAGCGCCTTCGCCAAGGGCACCGGCGCGGGTTCGGCCGCCTATGTGCTGCTGGTGACGGCCGCAGCGTTCACCTCGTTCTATTCATGGCGCCTCTATTTCATGACCTTCGAAGGCAAGCCGCGCTGGGACGAAGGCCATGGCCATGATGCCCATGGCCAAGACGCCGCTCGGGCCTCCGGCCAAGACGCCGCTCGGGCCTCCGGCCAAGACGCCGCTCGGGCCTCCGGCCAAGACGCGCAGAGCGAGAGCCATGACAAGCACGGGCACGGCGTCCATGGTGGCGCGCATGGCCATGGCCACGCGCACACGCCCCATGAAAGCCCCTGGGTGATGCTGGTTCCGCTCGCAGTGCTGTCGGTGGGCGCGGTCGCAGCCGGTTTCGTCTTCAAGGAGGCCTTCATCGGCCACGCCTACGAGGGCTTCTGGAAGGCGGCGCTGTTCACCGGCAAGGACAACCATATCCTCCACGCCATGCATGACGTGCCCAAATGGGTGGTCTGGTCGCCCTTCGTGGCCATGGTCATCGGCTTCGTCGGGGCATTCTATTGCTACATCCTCAAGCCGCACGTGCCGGGCGAGATCGCGAAGCGCCACGAGTTCCTGTACCGCTTCCTGCTCAACAAGTGGTATTTCGACGAGCTTTACGACACGATCTTCGTGCGTCCCGCCAAGGCGCTCGGACGCTTCCTGTGGAAGACGGGTGATGGCCGCGTGATCGACGGGCTCGGCCCGGACGGGCTGTCGGCGCGGGTCGTGGACGTGACCAATCGCGTCGTGCGTCTGCAGACCGGCTATGTCTACCACTACGCCTTCACCATGATCATGGGCGTCGGCGGTCTTGTCACCTGGTACCTCCTGACCCGCGGGTGA
- a CDS encoding ribonuclease J, with amino-acid sequence MAKSELSKTDHLVFCPLGGLGEIGMNAALYGFGPERARKWIMVDCGITFAGPEAPGVELVLPDVGFIEERRKDLLAILITHAHEDHIGALALLWPKLRAPVYCTRFAAGLISTRKLQEPGAPKVPLHVVAPGALLELGPFSVEFIKVAHSIPESCGLAIRTPAGLVVHTGDWKIDDTPHVGWPTDARRLTELGDEGVLAMVCDSTNVMREGVSPGEADVARTLAEMIAAAPGRVAVTTFASNVARIRAVAEAAAACNREVVVVGRAMERVIDVARECGMLDNLPEFRSAQTYGHLRREKVVALLTGSQGEPRAALSRIAQDEHPEIALSPGDQVIFSSRTIPGNEKAVSAIHNALALQGIDIITDRQALVHVSGHPRREEMKQMYGWVRPRTVIPAHGEPLHLSEHVRLAKEMKTPHVMLASNGDVVALTPDGPIKVDDVQVGRIYQDGELRVGAGEKTIPDRRKLSFAGVVSIAIAIDDKGNIAGDLSIACMGLPPKTVDGDSFDDVVNDAVLDLVENMPRQRRRDAEALRTSIEKAVRGAVGEEWGKKPVVHALVIEV; translated from the coding sequence ATGGCAAAATCAGAGCTGAGCAAGACCGATCACCTCGTCTTCTGCCCGCTTGGCGGACTGGGCGAGATCGGCATGAACGCCGCCCTTTACGGCTTCGGGCCTGAGCGGGCCCGCAAATGGATCATGGTCGACTGCGGCATCACCTTCGCCGGGCCGGAAGCGCCGGGCGTGGAACTCGTGCTGCCCGATGTCGGCTTCATCGAGGAGCGCCGCAAGGATCTGCTGGCCATCCTCATCACCCATGCGCATGAGGATCATATCGGCGCGCTGGCCTTGCTGTGGCCGAAGCTGCGCGCGCCGGTCTACTGCACGCGCTTCGCCGCAGGGCTGATTTCCACGCGCAAGCTACAGGAGCCGGGCGCGCCCAAGGTGCCGCTGCATGTTGTGGCGCCAGGCGCGCTGCTCGAGCTTGGCCCGTTCTCGGTGGAGTTCATCAAGGTCGCCCATTCGATTCCGGAAAGCTGCGGCCTGGCGATCCGCACACCGGCCGGCCTCGTCGTTCACACCGGCGACTGGAAGATCGACGACACCCCCCATGTCGGCTGGCCGACCGATGCGCGCCGTCTGACCGAACTGGGCGATGAGGGCGTGCTGGCCATGGTCTGCGATTCGACCAATGTCATGCGCGAGGGCGTGAGCCCCGGTGAGGCGGATGTCGCCCGCACGCTGGCCGAGATGATTGCAGCAGCGCCCGGCCGCGTCGCCGTGACCACCTTCGCCTCGAACGTGGCCCGCATCCGCGCCGTGGCCGAAGCCGCCGCGGCCTGCAATCGCGAGGTTGTCGTGGTCGGCCGCGCCATGGAGCGGGTCATCGATGTCGCGCGCGAGTGCGGCATGCTCGACAATCTGCCCGAGTTCCGTTCCGCTCAGACCTATGGTCATCTCCGCCGCGAGAAGGTTGTCGCGCTGCTGACGGGCAGCCAGGGCGAGCCGCGCGCAGCGCTCTCGCGCATCGCGCAGGATGAACATCCCGAGATCGCGCTATCGCCCGGTGATCAGGTCATCTTCTCGTCGCGGACCATCCCCGGCAACGAGAAGGCGGTCTCCGCCATCCACAATGCGCTGGCTCTGCAGGGGATCGACATCATCACCGACCGGCAGGCGCTGGTCCATGTCTCGGGCCATCCGCGCCGCGAGGAGATGAAGCAGATGTATGGCTGGGTGCGCCCGCGGACCGTCATCCCGGCCCATGGCGAGCCGCTGCATCTCTCCGAGCATGTGAGGCTCGCAAAAGAGATGAAGACTCCGCATGTGATGCTGGCGAGCAATGGCGACGTGGTGGCGCTGACGCCGGATGGTCCGATCAAGGTCGATGACGTGCAGGTCGGGCGCATCTACCAGGATGGCGAACTCAGGGTCGGCGCCGGCGAAAAGACCATTCCCGACCGGCGCAAGCTCTCCTTCGCCGGCGTCGTGTCGATCGCCATCGCTATCGACGACAAGGGCAACATTGCCGGCGATCTGTCCATCGCCTGCATGGGCCTGCCGCCCAAGACCGTCGATGGCGACAGCTTCGACGATGTCGTCAACGATGCCGTGCTCGATCTTGTCGAGAACATGCCGCGCCAGCGTCGCCGCGATGCCGAGGCCCTGCGCACCTCCATCGAGAAGGCCGTGCGCGGCGCGGTCGGTGAGGAATGGGGCAAGAAGCCGGTCGTCCATGCCCTGGTGATCGAGGTCTGA
- a CDS encoding biotin--[acetyl-CoA-carboxylase] ligase — protein MTTLILAPEAAAAGHGLIHRTILTSTMDEARALLMEGRDGPLWVVADSQSAGRGRHGRGWSSPRGNLYATLALRGHCDPAIAPELGFAAGLALHRAVGEAANLGHPDLSIKWPNDLLLRGAKIAGLLLEGMHARGEFAVLIGFGVNIASAPTTTPYPASSLCPPSEHLELAAERALAMRQALFMALTRHWIGAEALWRSGFVHLRAAWLDAAHGLGSQIMVRPPNEEVRGVMLGIDDRGRLKVATEAGERRIDAGDLFFGH, from the coding sequence GTGACGACGCTCATCCTCGCGCCTGAGGCCGCCGCAGCTGGCCATGGGCTGATCCACCGCACCATCCTCACCTCGACCATGGACGAGGCGCGCGCGCTGCTGATGGAAGGGCGTGATGGCCCCTTGTGGGTCGTGGCCGACAGCCAGAGCGCCGGGCGTGGCCGCCACGGGCGGGGCTGGTCCTCGCCGCGCGGCAATCTTTACGCAACGCTGGCCCTGCGCGGGCACTGCGATCCGGCCATTGCCCCTGAACTCGGCTTTGCAGCAGGGCTGGCGCTGCACCGGGCGGTGGGGGAGGCTGCGAATCTTGGCCATCCTGACCTGTCGATCAAATGGCCGAATGATCTTTTGCTGCGGGGCGCCAAGATCGCGGGCCTGTTGCTGGAGGGCATGCATGCGCGCGGCGAGTTCGCAGTGCTGATCGGCTTTGGCGTCAACATCGCCTCGGCGCCGACCACAACCCCTTATCCAGCGAGCAGCCTGTGCCCGCCCTCCGAACATCTGGAGCTTGCAGCGGAGCGCGCGCTCGCCATGCGTCAGGCGCTGTTCATGGCGCTGACCCGCCACTGGATCGGCGCTGAGGCGCTGTGGCGGTCGGGTTTCGTGCATCTGCGTGCGGCCTGGCTGGATGCGGCCCATGGGCTTGGATCGCAGATCATGGTCCGTCCGCCCAATGAAGAGGTGCGTGGGGTCATGCTCGGCATCGACGATCGCGGCCGCCTGAAGGTCGCGACGGAGGCCGGCGAACGGCGCATTGACGCGGGTGATCTGTTCTTTGGACATTGA
- the nuoN gene encoding NADH-quinone oxidoreductase subunit NuoN, whose protein sequence is MTAMAAVPDLMPALPELILAVGALAMVLIGAIQGERSLRLMEIMAVVLFAIVGVVLLTQTGKQVTFNGAFVADGFARFMKLLTLVGAAAAIIMSADYIRREGMARFEFPILVVLSTIGMMMMISANDLIALYLGLELQSLALYVVAAMNRDDARSSEAGLKFFVLGALSSGMLLYGMSLVYGFTGTVSFEGIAAALSHGGAGGHSIGIGLVFGLVFISAGLAFKLSAVPFHMWTPDVYEGSPTPVTAFFAAAPKMAAMALTVRVFVGAFPGAIGDWRQIIIFVALASMLLGSFAAIGQRNIKRLMAYSSIGHMGFALVGLAAGTVNGVQGVAVYMAIYLVMTLGTFACILCMRRNGQMVEDIEELGGLSQSQPFMAFCLAMLLFSLAGIPPLAGFFAKFYVFTAAIDAKLYYLAVIGVLSSVVSCYYYLRIVKIMYFDPQKDGFEAMTPALKGVLAISSAAIFVFWLIPGPLVAAAHSAARSLF, encoded by the coding sequence ATGACAGCAATGGCAGCCGTTCCCGATCTCATGCCGGCTCTGCCCGAGCTGATCCTTGCCGTTGGCGCGCTGGCCATGGTGCTCATCGGCGCGATCCAGGGCGAGCGTTCGCTCCGCCTTATGGAGATCATGGCTGTCGTCCTGTTCGCGATCGTGGGCGTGGTCCTGCTCACGCAGACGGGCAAGCAGGTCACCTTCAACGGCGCCTTCGTGGCGGATGGCTTCGCCCGCTTCATGAAGCTGCTGACGCTTGTCGGCGCGGCCGCCGCCATCATCATGTCCGCCGACTACATCCGGCGCGAGGGCATGGCCAGGTTCGAGTTCCCCATCCTTGTCGTGCTCTCCACCATCGGCATGATGATGATGATTTCCGCCAATGACCTCATCGCGCTTTATCTCGGCCTCGAACTGCAGTCGCTCGCTCTGTATGTCGTCGCGGCGATGAACCGTGACGATGCCCGCTCGTCCGAGGCCGGGCTGAAGTTCTTCGTGCTGGGCGCTCTGTCTTCCGGCATGCTGCTCTACGGCATGTCGCTGGTCTATGGCTTCACCGGCACTGTCAGCTTCGAGGGCATCGCCGCGGCGCTGTCCCATGGCGGGGCAGGGGGGCATTCCATCGGCATCGGCCTCGTCTTCGGCTTGGTGTTCATTTCAGCCGGCCTCGCCTTCAAGCTCTCGGCCGTGCCCTTCCACATGTGGACGCCAGACGTCTACGAGGGCTCGCCGACCCCTGTCACGGCCTTCTTTGCCGCTGCGCCCAAGATGGCCGCGATGGCGCTCACCGTGCGCGTCTTCGTCGGCGCTTTCCCGGGCGCGATCGGTGATTGGCGTCAGATCATCATCTTCGTGGCGCTCGCCTCGATGCTGCTGGGTTCGTTTGCGGCCATCGGCCAACGCAACATCAAGCGGCTGATGGCCTATTCCTCCATCGGCCATATGGGCTTCGCGCTGGTGGGTCTCGCCGCAGGCACCGTCAACGGCGTGCAGGGCGTCGCGGTGTACATGGCGATCTACCTTGTGATGACGCTCGGGACCTTCGCCTGCATCCTGTGCATGCGCCGCAATGGCCAGATGGTCGAGGACATCGAGGAGTTGGGCGGGCTGTCGCAGTCGCAGCCCTTCATGGCCTTCTGCCTTGCCATGCTGCTGTTCTCGCTGGCCGGCATCCCGCCGCTGGCCGGCTTCTTCGCGAAGTTCTATGTCTTCACTGCCGCCATCGACGCCAAGCTCTATTACCTCGCCGTCATCGGCGTGCTCTCGAGCGTGGTGAGCTGCTACTACTACCTGCGCATCGTGAAGATCATGTACTTCGATCCGCAGAAGGATGGCTTTGAGGCCATGACGCCCGCGCTCAAGGGCGTGCTGGCCATTTCCAGCGCCGCGATCTTCGTTTTCTGGCTGATCCCGGGCCCCCTGGTCGCGGCGGCGCATTCGGCGGCGCGCTCGCTGTTCTGA
- a CDS encoding peptidylprolyl isomerase gives MTLKTVALALSLTTAALLGASGAAMAQGQADPQSTIVLTTKDGPVTIRLRPDLAPKHVERIKTLTRRGFYDGIVFHRVIDGFMAQTGDPTGTGTGGSDLPNLPAEFTREPYKVGSLGMARAQNPNSANSQFFICYEGCASLTGQYTLFGEVVAGMENVRKIKKGDSAANGLVRGPDKIVSMKLLADAR, from the coding sequence ATGACGCTGAAGACCGTGGCGCTTGCGCTGAGCCTCACCACCGCCGCCCTTCTTGGCGCGAGCGGCGCCGCCATGGCGCAAGGGCAGGCAGATCCGCAGAGCACGATTGTGCTCACCACCAAGGATGGTCCGGTGACGATCCGGCTTCGCCCCGATCTCGCACCCAAGCATGTCGAGCGAATCAAGACACTAACCAGGCGCGGCTTTTATGACGGCATCGTCTTCCACCGCGTCATTGACGGCTTCATGGCGCAGACCGGGGATCCCACCGGCACCGGCACCGGCGGGTCGGATCTGCCGAACCTGCCCGCCGAGTTCACGCGCGAGCCTTACAAGGTTGGCTCGCTTGGCATGGCGCGCGCCCAGAATCCGAACTCAGCGAATTCCCAGTTCTTCATCTGCTATGAAGGCTGCGCGTCGCTGACGGGGCAGTACACCCTGTTCGGCGAGGTTGTCGCCGGCATGGAGAACGTCCGCAAGATCAAGAAGGGAGACAGCGCGGCCAACGGCCTCGTGCGCGGCCCGGACAAGATCGTCTCCATGAAACTGCTCGCCGACGCGCGCTGA
- the queA gene encoding tRNA preQ1(34) S-adenosylmethionine ribosyltransferase-isomerase QueA: MDVSLFDFELPESAIALRPVTPRDAARMLVVRPGEAPAFEDRHAHDLPALLRPGDVLVLNDTRVIPSRLHGIRLKEGAGARVEIMLHKREAADRWLAFARPAKKLALGDVIRFGHTGAGAACQAVRVDAIVKARGEGGEVELCFEVSGPHLDEAIARLGELPLPPYIAGKRRTDAQDNADYQTVYAREDGAVAAPTAGLHFTDDLFARLARKEISREFVTLHVGAGTFLPVKAEDTREHRMHAEWGTISPATAARLNAARARGGRIIAVGTTSLRLLESAAQADGSIAAFSADTSIFITPGHRFRGVDALMTNFHLPKSTLFMLVSAFSGLGAMRAAYAHAIASGYRFYSYGDASLLFPAGDAAAG, from the coding sequence GTGGATGTCTCGCTCTTCGACTTCGAGCTTCCCGAGAGCGCCATCGCGCTTCGTCCCGTCACGCCGCGCGATGCGGCGCGGATGCTTGTGGTGCGGCCGGGCGAAGCCCCGGCCTTCGAGGACAGGCATGCCCATGACCTGCCAGCATTGCTGCGCCCCGGCGACGTTCTCGTCCTCAACGATACGCGCGTCATCCCCTCACGCCTTCACGGCATTCGCCTGAAGGAGGGGGCGGGAGCGCGGGTCGAGATCATGTTGCACAAGCGCGAGGCCGCCGATCGCTGGCTGGCATTCGCGCGGCCCGCCAAGAAGCTGGCGCTTGGCGATGTCATCCGGTTCGGCCACACGGGCGCCGGCGCCGCCTGTCAGGCGGTCCGTGTCGATGCCATCGTCAAGGCCAGGGGCGAGGGCGGCGAGGTCGAACTGTGCTTCGAGGTGTCAGGCCCTCACCTTGACGAGGCGATAGCCCGGCTCGGCGAACTGCCGCTGCCGCCGTACATCGCCGGCAAGCGACGCACCGATGCGCAGGACAATGCCGATTACCAGACAGTCTATGCGCGGGAAGACGGTGCAGTGGCAGCGCCGACGGCCGGGCTTCACTTCACCGACGATCTGTTCGCCCGCCTTGCCCGGAAGGAGATAAGCCGCGAGTTCGTGACGCTGCATGTCGGTGCGGGCACGTTTCTGCCTGTCAAGGCCGAGGACACGCGCGAGCATCGCATGCACGCTGAATGGGGCACGATCAGCCCAGCCACCGCCGCGCGCCTGAATGCTGCCCGAGCACGCGGCGGTCGCATCATTGCTGTTGGCACGACATCGCTGCGCCTGCTCGAAAGCGCCGCGCAAGCGGATGGCTCCATCGCGGCCTTCAGCGCCGACACGTCCATCTTCATCACGCCGGGCCACCGCTTCCGCGGCGTCGATGCGCTGATGACCAATTTCCACCTGCCGAAGTCCACGCTCTTCATGCTGGTGAGCGCCTTCAGCGGTCTTGGCGCCATGCGCGCGGCCTACGCCCACGCCATAGCCAGCGGCTATCGCTTTTATTCCTATGGGGATGCGAGCCTGCTCTTTCCTGCTGGCGACGCGGCGGCGGGTTGA
- a CDS encoding DUF1467 family protein, translating to MSLLGAFAVYFVIWWTVLFCILPMNIRSQIEAGEVVAGTEPGAPASPQLMRKAAITSLVSFGVFAVVYGLWVWTEF from the coding sequence ATGTCGCTGCTCGGCGCCTTTGCCGTTTATTTCGTCATCTGGTGGACTGTGCTGTTCTGCATCCTGCCGATGAACATCCGCAGCCAGATCGAGGCAGGCGAGGTCGTGGCCGGCACTGAGCCCGGCGCGCCTGCATCGCCGCAACTGATGCGCAAGGCGGCGATCACGAGCCTTGTTTCGTTCGGGGTCTTTGCCGTGGTCTATGGCCTGTGGGTCTGGACCGAATTCTGA
- the mce gene encoding methylmalonyl-CoA epimerase: MIGRLNHVAIAVSDLDAATARYRDTLGARVTAPQTLPEHGVTVVFVELPNTKIELLAPWGEASPIARFLEKNADGGIHHICYEVEDILAARDRMIAAGARVLGDGQPKIGAHGKPVLFLHPKDFCGTLTELEQV, encoded by the coding sequence ATGATCGGACGGCTGAACCATGTCGCGATTGCGGTGAGTGATCTGGATGCGGCGACAGCCCGCTACCGCGACACGCTCGGCGCGCGCGTCACCGCGCCTCAGACACTGCCCGAGCACGGCGTGACTGTCGTGTTCGTCGAACTGCCCAACACCAAGATCGAACTCCTTGCGCCCTGGGGCGAGGCGTCTCCCATCGCTCGCTTCCTTGAGAAGAACGCCGATGGCGGCATCCACCACATCTGTTACGAGGTCGAGGACATCCTTGCCGCCCGCGACCGGATGATCGCTGCGGGCGCGCGCGTCCTCGGCGATGGCCAGCCGAAGATCGGCGCTCACGGCAAGCCGGTGCTGTTTCTGCACCCCAAGGATTTCTGCGGCACTTTGACGGAGTTGGAACAGGTTTGA